From Thermodesulforhabdus norvegica, the proteins below share one genomic window:
- a CDS encoding ABC transporter permease → MGWFILRRIVLLFLTMAIVSVGVFIITEASPGNVARNLLGSFVTPEQEASFLNQLGLDEPLWKRYFYWLAGTDWHASRRIGLPLERLTTQGGFTEWWARLPSGHLVRWELKGEDLIAIVRTKDGRILKRVDNGRWRSRDDGSQFFWGVDLHNRAVLWEKGLSRKQWVYVHGKGWTEAAGGATDYIPLKKGFLRGDPGMSLRTGRPVAKSLFVRLRNSLVLASIAFVIVMPIALALGIIAGLTTGRAVDRTLSVAGMIFSVIPEFAMGIFLILIFALWLRWLPGASVFGDHAPWERPDMLVLPVLTLTLIELGYVLRITRASMVEVMRSPYIRTALLKGLPYRVVVFKHAIRNALIAPITVMMLHVNWLLGGVVVVEVVFGYPGLGKYLLDSAMYKDINALEAGAMIMVVVAVGTQLVADIAYTFLNPRIRFK, encoded by the coding sequence ATGGGCTGGTTCATTCTGCGCAGGATAGTTCTGTTGTTTCTGACAATGGCAATTGTCTCTGTAGGTGTCTTCATCATAACAGAAGCCTCTCCCGGAAATGTCGCCAGAAATCTCCTCGGAAGCTTTGTTACCCCTGAGCAGGAGGCATCATTTTTAAACCAGCTCGGTCTGGATGAACCGTTGTGGAAGCGCTACTTCTACTGGCTTGCGGGCACCGACTGGCATGCGTCAAGGCGAATCGGATTACCCCTTGAACGATTGACGACCCAGGGTGGATTTACGGAGTGGTGGGCGAGGTTACCCTCAGGACACCTTGTCAGATGGGAACTTAAAGGTGAAGACCTGATCGCCATCGTCAGGACTAAAGACGGAAGGATCCTAAAAAGAGTTGATAACGGAAGATGGCGTTCCCGGGATGATGGTTCTCAGTTCTTCTGGGGTGTTGACCTACACAACAGGGCCGTCCTGTGGGAAAAAGGGCTCAGCAGGAAACAATGGGTTTACGTTCACGGTAAGGGCTGGACGGAAGCGGCCGGGGGAGCGACGGATTACATACCCCTTAAAAAGGGTTTTTTACGAGGCGACCCCGGCATGTCGCTTCGTACCGGCCGACCTGTAGCAAAAAGCCTTTTTGTGCGCCTCCGTAATTCCCTTGTTCTGGCTTCAATTGCATTCGTCATCGTTATGCCCATTGCATTGGCGCTGGGTATTATCGCAGGACTAACCACCGGAAGGGCCGTTGACAGAACTCTATCCGTTGCCGGAATGATTTTTTCGGTAATACCGGAATTCGCAATGGGAATTTTCCTCATACTCATATTTGCTCTATGGCTCAGATGGCTACCCGGTGCAAGTGTGTTTGGCGATCATGCCCCATGGGAGAGACCGGACATGTTGGTCCTGCCCGTTCTTACTCTAACTCTTATAGAGCTGGGATATGTCCTCAGGATAACCCGTGCAAGTATGGTTGAGGTAATGCGATCGCCCTACATCAGAACGGCTCTACTTAAAGGGCTTCCTTATAGAGTTGTTGTCTTCAAGCATGCCATTCGAAACGCTCTCATTGCCCCCATAACGGTTATGATGCTCCACGTTAATTGGCTGCTGGGAGGAGTTGTAGTGGTTGAAGTGGTTTTTGGTTATCCGGGGCTGGGTAAATATTTGCTCGACTCCGCAATGTACAAGGACATAAACGCCCTGGAAGCGGGAGCAATGATCATGGTTGTGGTTGCAGTCGGCACACAACTGGTTGCTGATATAGCGTACACATTCCTTAATCCGAGAATAAGGTTCAAATAA
- the sdhD gene encoding succinate dehydrogenase, hydrophobic membrane anchor protein produces MLGKYMGSGRSGVFDWYFQRVSGIALVVGLFVHFVVLHFLTEPPLTYEKVMARLSSPAWKAFDIVFLLFAVYHAMNGFKIIIDDYVHKSSVRWFLIGALWVLALSFFVLGFLTIISL; encoded by the coding sequence ATGCTCGGGAAATACATGGGTTCTGGACGATCGGGAGTTTTTGATTGGTATTTTCAGCGTGTATCGGGAATAGCTCTGGTTGTCGGTCTCTTTGTTCACTTTGTGGTTCTTCATTTTTTGACCGAACCTCCGCTTACATACGAAAAGGTTATGGCAAGGCTGTCTTCTCCGGCCTGGAAGGCCTTTGATATAGTCTTTCTGCTCTTTGCCGTCTATCACGCAATGAACGGTTTTAAGATTATAATAGATGACTACGTGCACAAGTCTTCTGTGAGGTGGTTTCTAATAGGAGCCCTGTGGGTGCTTGCTTTGAGTTTCTTTGTTTTAGGCTTTCTTACGATTATTAGTCTCTAA
- a CDS encoding ABC transporter substrate-binding protein translates to MGSGKIHEQVFELKSEMEKGRLSRRDFIRYATLLGVSLPVALRMAGLGPSSKAYAAPVSRGGVIKVSSQVHKITHPAQISWLAPSNQCRHIAEYLTFTDSNNITHPYLLKNWEVSEDLKTWTLNLREGIKFNNGDEFTADDVIFTMNQWLNKDVGSSMLGLMGGYLDPTGIEKVNKYQVRLHLKRPEIAVPEHLFHYPALIVNHRTFEGDFIKKPHGTGPFVLVEYREGERCVLKARKDYWQKGADGRPLPYLDGIEFLDMGAEMAPHIGALKTGEIHIIEASDMGGTDLYLSFKDDPNVSVHAVATAQTRVLRMRVDIKPWNDNRVRKALKLCQNREKILALAYYNQGLLGQDFHVYPKHPEYCPKPVPKYDPEQARKLLEEAGYPEGLEVNLAVGSDWTDVVRYAEILKEDAAPAGFRINIQTMPASQYWEKWTEVDLGITPWTHRPLGTMVLNLAYIADDDGKPVPWNETRWVDKEFCELVAQANGILNVEERRKVFCKIEDIMMERGPIGISYWRNSWLPARKVVHNVSAHPTGYLVLNEAWIAKKA, encoded by the coding sequence ATGGGTTCTGGAAAAATCCATGAACAGGTTTTTGAGCTTAAAAGTGAAATGGAAAAAGGCAGACTGTCACGACGTGACTTCATAAGGTATGCAACACTGCTGGGAGTTTCCCTTCCCGTGGCTCTAAGGATGGCGGGCTTAGGTCCGTCGTCTAAAGCGTATGCTGCCCCTGTTAGTAGAGGAGGCGTTATCAAAGTATCCTCTCAGGTTCACAAAATAACGCATCCCGCACAGATTTCCTGGCTGGCTCCGTCAAATCAATGCCGACATATAGCAGAATATCTTACCTTTACGGACTCAAACAACATAACACATCCTTACTTACTGAAAAATTGGGAGGTTAGCGAGGATTTGAAGACCTGGACTCTTAACCTCCGAGAAGGAATCAAGTTCAACAACGGCGATGAGTTCACGGCCGACGATGTTATTTTCACGATGAATCAGTGGCTGAACAAGGATGTCGGTTCATCCATGCTCGGGCTTATGGGTGGTTATCTGGATCCCACGGGGATAGAGAAGGTAAACAAATATCAGGTTAGACTGCACCTGAAACGCCCGGAAATTGCAGTCCCGGAACACCTTTTCCACTACCCTGCTCTGATAGTCAACCATAGAACCTTCGAAGGCGATTTTATAAAGAAGCCTCACGGCACCGGTCCTTTTGTTCTTGTCGAGTACCGTGAGGGCGAAAGATGCGTCCTGAAGGCCAGAAAGGATTATTGGCAGAAGGGTGCAGACGGAAGGCCTTTACCCTACCTGGATGGAATTGAGTTTCTGGACATGGGTGCGGAAATGGCTCCACACATCGGTGCACTCAAAACGGGTGAGATCCACATAATAGAAGCATCGGACATGGGTGGAACTGATCTTTACCTGTCCTTTAAGGATGATCCCAATGTTTCTGTTCATGCTGTTGCTACGGCTCAAACCAGAGTGCTCAGGATGCGGGTTGACATAAAACCATGGAACGATAATCGTGTCAGAAAGGCACTGAAATTATGCCAGAACCGTGAAAAAATTCTGGCGTTGGCTTATTATAATCAGGGTCTTCTTGGTCAGGACTTCCATGTCTATCCCAAACATCCCGAGTATTGTCCCAAACCCGTGCCCAAGTACGATCCAGAGCAGGCCAGAAAACTGCTGGAAGAAGCAGGTTATCCGGAAGGATTGGAAGTAAATCTGGCGGTCGGAAGCGACTGGACCGATGTAGTTCGCTATGCCGAAATACTTAAGGAGGACGCCGCTCCGGCAGGATTCCGCATAAACATTCAGACAATGCCTGCGAGTCAATACTGGGAAAAATGGACCGAAGTTGATCTGGGCATAACTCCCTGGACGCATCGTCCTTTGGGCACCATGGTGCTGAATCTCGCATATATCGCCGACGACGATGGCAAGCCCGTACCATGGAATGAAACCAGATGGGTTGACAAGGAATTCTGCGAACTGGTTGCTCAGGCAAATGGCATCCTAAATGTGGAGGAGCGAAGAAAAGTATTCTGCAAGATAGAGGACATAATGATGGAACGAGGGCCGATTGGTATATCCTACTGGCGCAACTCCTGGTTACCGGCTCGGAAAGTAGTTCATAATGTATCCGCACATCCAACAGGCTATCTCGTACTTAACGAGGCATGGATTGCCAAGAAGGCGTGA
- a CDS encoding Fe-S-containing hydro-lyase, translating into MSELKKIRTPLTVDDVMNLHIGDRVLLSGVIYSARDAAHKRLVELLKKGEPLPFELDGQVIYYMGPSPAPPGRPIGAAGPTTSYRMDPYAPILIEHGLKGMIGKGARSEAVKDAMVRHKAVYFAAIGGAGALMSRSILSAEVIAYPELGPEAIRRLEVMDMPLVVANDAYGGDLYEEGVKRYARSSL; encoded by the coding sequence ATGAGTGAGTTGAAGAAGATCCGTACGCCTCTTACCGTCGACGATGTTATGAACCTTCATATTGGAGATAGAGTGCTTCTGAGCGGGGTAATATACTCTGCCAGGGATGCGGCTCACAAACGCCTGGTGGAGCTGTTAAAAAAGGGTGAGCCACTTCCCTTTGAGCTGGATGGGCAGGTTATCTACTATATGGGGCCGTCTCCTGCTCCTCCGGGAAGACCTATCGGAGCTGCCGGGCCTACGACCAGCTATCGAATGGACCCTTATGCGCCGATTTTGATCGAACATGGCCTTAAGGGGATGATAGGGAAGGGGGCCAGAAGCGAAGCAGTGAAAGATGCTATGGTCCGCCACAAAGCCGTGTATTTTGCCGCGATTGGTGGAGCAGGGGCGCTGATGTCCAGAAGCATTCTTTCGGCCGAAGTCATAGCCTACCCGGAACTCGGCCCTGAAGCTATTAGAAGGCTCGAAGTGATGGACATGCCTCTGGTTGTTGCCAACGATGCTTATGGGGGAGATCTATACGAAGAGGGCGTTAAGAGATATGCCAGGTCATCGCTTTAA
- the serC gene encoding 3-phosphoserine/phosphohydroxythreonine transaminase — MTTRVYNFNPGPAALPLPVLERVRDELLDYKGTGMSVMEMSHRSQEFSRILEEAIARIKRLLKLDDRFQVLFLQGGASLQFCMVPMNLALTGKPIDYIDTGTWSSKAIQEAKILGKDVRVIASSEDKEYSYIPGNFSVDEDASYLHITSNNTIRGTQWKSFPNTGGIPLVADMSSDIFSRVFDPSPFGLIYAGAQKNAGPAGVTIVIIRKDMLERVPPELPTMLKYTTYAEKNSLYNTPPCFAIYVVGLVMEWLEEEIGGLEKMEAINRSKAEMLYSCIDEIEMYRGTAHPDSRSMMNVTFRLPTPELEKKFVEEAAQRGLVGLKGHRSVGGCRASLYNAVPVEAVEKLVEFMREFARNN, encoded by the coding sequence ATGACAACCAGGGTTTACAACTTCAATCCGGGACCCGCAGCTCTGCCTCTTCCGGTTCTGGAACGGGTGAGAGACGAACTTCTCGATTACAAAGGTACGGGTATGTCTGTTATGGAGATGAGCCATCGGTCTCAGGAGTTTTCCCGGATACTTGAGGAAGCTATAGCGAGAATAAAAAGACTTCTGAAGCTTGATGATCGCTTCCAGGTGCTTTTTCTCCAGGGAGGAGCAAGCCTTCAGTTTTGCATGGTGCCCATGAATCTGGCCCTTACGGGTAAACCCATTGACTACATAGATACAGGCACCTGGTCAAGTAAGGCCATACAGGAAGCAAAAATTCTGGGAAAGGACGTGCGTGTTATTGCCTCTTCTGAAGATAAGGAATACTCGTATATCCCCGGGAATTTCTCGGTTGACGAGGATGCATCGTATCTTCACATAACGTCAAACAACACCATCAGAGGAACTCAGTGGAAGTCTTTCCCCAACACAGGCGGTATTCCCCTTGTTGCCGATATGTCCTCAGATATATTCAGTCGAGTTTTTGACCCATCCCCCTTTGGGCTCATATATGCAGGGGCTCAGAAAAATGCCGGACCTGCCGGCGTGACAATTGTAATAATTCGCAAGGACATGCTGGAGCGGGTTCCACCCGAACTTCCTACCATGCTCAAATATACCACCTATGCGGAAAAGAATTCTCTTTACAACACCCCTCCATGCTTTGCCATCTATGTTGTCGGTCTCGTAATGGAATGGTTGGAAGAAGAAATAGGCGGGCTCGAAAAAATGGAAGCCATCAATCGTTCTAAGGCGGAAATGCTTTACAGTTGCATAGACGAAATAGAAATGTACAGAGGTACCGCCCATCCTGATTCTCGCTCCATGATGAACGTGACCTTTCGATTACCCACCCCGGAGCTGGAAAAGAAATTCGTGGAAGAAGCAGCACAAAGAGGGCTGGTCGGCCTGAAGGGACATCGCTCTGTTGGAGGATGCAGAGCATCTCTCTACAATGCCGTACCTGTAGAAGCCGTTGAAAAACTCGTTGAATTTATGAGAGAATTCGCAAGAAATAACTGA
- a CDS encoding fumarate hydratase, whose product MREISVQRVTEAVRDLCIRANVELGDDVVKALEAAVDREESPAGRDILVRLLENARIAREEGIPICQDTGYAVVFVEIGQDVRVTGGSLREAITEGVRRGYREGYLRKSICHCFTRANTGDNTPAVIHFDVVPGDSLRIVVAPKGGGSENMSRVTMLTPASGVAGVKKFVVERVKEAGSYPCPPTIVGVGIGGTFEQAAILAKKSLLRPVGASNADPEIASLEKELLEAINDLGIGPQGLGGRVTSLAVHIEMMPCHIASLPVAVNIQCHAARHKEVEL is encoded by the coding sequence ATGAGGGAAATATCCGTTCAGCGTGTTACCGAAGCGGTCAGGGATCTTTGCATTCGGGCAAATGTCGAGCTTGGCGATGATGTGGTGAAAGCCCTTGAAGCAGCGGTTGATAGGGAAGAATCTCCGGCAGGTAGGGACATTCTTGTTCGCCTTTTGGAAAATGCCCGGATAGCCCGTGAGGAGGGCATACCTATCTGTCAGGATACCGGTTATGCGGTGGTTTTTGTCGAGATCGGACAGGATGTTAGGGTAACCGGTGGATCGCTCAGGGAGGCGATAACTGAGGGGGTAAGGAGAGGTTACAGGGAAGGGTACTTGAGGAAGTCCATATGCCACTGTTTCACCAGGGCCAATACGGGTGATAACACGCCTGCCGTTATTCACTTTGATGTAGTACCTGGAGATTCGCTTAGGATAGTGGTTGCGCCTAAGGGTGGTGGTAGCGAAAATATGAGCCGTGTTACAATGCTTACTCCGGCTTCCGGAGTGGCCGGAGTAAAGAAGTTTGTGGTCGAGAGGGTTAAAGAAGCCGGGTCCTACCCATGCCCTCCTACCATAGTCGGCGTGGGCATAGGGGGAACCTTCGAACAGGCGGCCATACTTGCCAAGAAAAGCCTTTTGAGGCCTGTTGGAGCGTCAAATGCGGATCCCGAGATTGCCTCCCTTGAAAAGGAACTGCTTGAAGCCATAAATGACCTTGGTATAGGCCCTCAGGGTCTTGGAGGTCGGGTAACCTCTCTGGCGGTGCATATTGAGATGATGCCCTGCCACATAGCAAGCCTTCCCGTTGCGGTTAACATTCAGTGCCATGCGGCACGACATAAGGAAGTGGAGCTTTAG
- a CDS encoding ABC transporter ATP-binding protein: protein MNGSFTNRNGKVLEVENLSVSYRTRSGWIQAVRNVSFDLSHGETLGIVGESGCGKSTVAFAIVNFLGPNGRITSGSIKFEGRELVGLSRRELNRLRGNRISMVYQDPMSALNPALRIGDQLMEVLIYHRKLSRLEAREECVKMLKKVHMPDPEIVMRRYPHQLSGGQQQRVVIAMAMLNNPALLIMDEPTTALDVTVEAAVLDLVEELKEEFGTSIIFITHNLGVVARVSDSICVMYAGEIVERGRVEQIFERPSHPYTRGLLRCVPVLGVTKSSSMLKPIRGRVPPPDRRNPTMCIFADRCGHRENRCIEARPALEEVEPNHQARCFKKDRLIAMPLSRHRSGDRVRKMPVSTCSDKSAPLLDVKDVKVYYTQKVRIGSRHIIRAVDGVSTSVNSGCTLGIVGESGCGKSTLLKAIIGLERIKDGKIVFMGRELNEPVVKRNLEIIKEIQMVFQNPDSTLNPAYPVGKQIERPLKRFKTVPKDKVREEVFRLLRAVKLGPDYYHRYPRQLSGGEKQRVGIARALASRPNLILCDEPVSALDVSVQAAVLNLLMEIQNKFRTTLIFIAHDLSVVRYISDYVAVMYLGQIMETGPTDRIYQPPYHPYTEALLSAVPIPDPSVKQRRIRLEGNVPSALNPPPGCRFHTRCHRRYLLPDGGRICEEKSPEPQEVAKNHTIYCHLPTEMLAQLEPVVERKSS from the coding sequence ATGAACGGAAGTTTCACAAATAGGAACGGCAAAGTTCTGGAAGTTGAAAATCTCTCCGTCAGCTACAGAACAAGAAGTGGGTGGATTCAGGCCGTACGCAACGTGTCATTTGATCTTTCACACGGAGAAACTCTTGGGATAGTGGGTGAATCCGGTTGTGGTAAATCAACAGTAGCCTTCGCGATCGTTAACTTTCTGGGGCCAAACGGCAGGATAACCTCAGGAAGTATCAAATTTGAGGGTAGAGAACTGGTAGGACTGTCCAGGCGAGAGCTGAACCGGCTGAGAGGAAACCGCATATCCATGGTTTATCAGGATCCCATGTCTGCTCTGAACCCCGCTCTGCGAATTGGCGATCAGTTGATGGAAGTTCTTATTTATCACCGGAAGCTTTCCAGGCTGGAAGCTCGAGAAGAGTGCGTAAAGATGCTGAAAAAGGTGCACATGCCCGATCCTGAAATTGTTATGCGCAGATATCCCCATCAGCTTTCGGGAGGCCAGCAACAAAGAGTTGTCATCGCAATGGCAATGCTCAACAATCCGGCCCTGCTTATTATGGACGAACCCACAACGGCACTGGATGTTACCGTAGAAGCGGCAGTCCTGGATCTGGTCGAAGAGCTAAAAGAAGAATTCGGGACCAGTATAATTTTCATAACCCATAATCTCGGGGTTGTTGCGCGCGTTAGTGACAGCATCTGCGTAATGTATGCGGGAGAGATTGTAGAGCGTGGCAGAGTGGAGCAAATTTTCGAACGTCCATCGCACCCTTACACAAGAGGTCTTCTCAGGTGTGTGCCCGTCCTCGGTGTAACCAAAAGCTCCAGTATGCTCAAACCCATAAGAGGGAGGGTTCCACCGCCCGACAGGCGAAACCCAACAATGTGTATCTTTGCCGATCGATGTGGTCACCGTGAGAATCGATGTATAGAGGCCAGGCCGGCGCTGGAAGAAGTCGAGCCCAATCACCAGGCGCGGTGTTTCAAAAAAGACAGGCTTATAGCTATGCCGTTGAGCAGGCATAGATCGGGGGATAGGGTCCGGAAAATGCCGGTATCAACCTGCTCTGATAAAAGTGCACCTCTTCTGGATGTTAAGGATGTGAAAGTTTACTACACTCAAAAAGTCCGCATAGGCTCCAGGCACATTATCAGGGCTGTTGACGGCGTGTCCACCTCAGTGAATTCCGGATGCACCCTGGGCATTGTAGGTGAGTCGGGATGTGGAAAATCAACGCTGCTCAAGGCCATTATCGGTCTGGAAAGAATAAAGGACGGGAAAATCGTTTTCATGGGCAGGGAACTTAACGAACCGGTAGTTAAAAGAAATCTTGAAATAATAAAAGAAATCCAGATGGTCTTTCAGAACCCCGACTCCACTCTCAACCCTGCATATCCGGTGGGGAAACAGATAGAACGCCCTCTTAAAAGGTTTAAGACGGTTCCAAAGGATAAGGTAAGAGAAGAAGTATTCCGTTTGCTCAGGGCTGTAAAACTTGGGCCCGATTACTACCACAGGTATCCGAGGCAGCTCAGCGGGGGTGAAAAGCAGAGAGTGGGGATTGCCCGTGCTCTAGCAAGTCGTCCCAATCTGATTCTTTGCGATGAACCCGTATCCGCCTTGGATGTTTCGGTTCAGGCAGCAGTGCTCAATTTGCTCATGGAAATTCAAAACAAATTTAGAACAACGCTTATTTTTATAGCTCACGACCTGAGTGTAGTTCGCTATATCTCGGATTATGTGGCCGTAATGTACCTCGGACAGATAATGGAAACAGGACCCACAGACCGGATATATCAGCCCCCGTACCACCCTTATACAGAGGCGCTATTGTCGGCCGTTCCCATACCCGATCCATCAGTAAAACAGCGCCGTATTCGTCTTGAGGGCAACGTACCGAGTGCACTCAATCCTCCACCGGGCTGTCGTTTTCATACCCGATGCCACAGAAGGTACCTGCTGCCCGATGGGGGCAGGATATGTGAGGAGAAATCCCCAGAGCCCCAGGAGGTGGCAAAAAACCATACAATTTACTGCCATCTGCCCACCGAAATGCTGGCACAGCTTGAACCGGTGGTTGAGAGAAAATCGTCTTAA
- the sdhC gene encoding succinate dehydrogenase, cytochrome b556 subunit, with protein MKRVFQPKRRYKMHPGYLAWILHRITGVLLGGYLFLHIWVIHHLTKGEEAFNEVMSVVQSPLFHFLEIGLLGTVVYHAVNGLRVIFIDYGNLAQREVFRKATYATFAISIILIVIGAIPMIRVALGH; from the coding sequence ATGAAGAGGGTATTTCAACCAAAACGCCGTTACAAGATGCATCCGGGCTATCTTGCCTGGATCCTTCACAGGATTACCGGAGTTCTTCTGGGTGGTTACCTTTTTCTACATATCTGGGTAATACATCATTTGACGAAGGGTGAAGAAGCCTTTAATGAGGTTATGTCCGTAGTTCAGTCTCCTCTTTTCCATTTTCTTGAAATAGGACTTCTGGGAACTGTGGTTTATCATGCCGTAAACGGGTTGCGCGTTATTTTCATAGATTATGGAAACCTGGCTCAAAGAGAAGTATTTCGCAAGGCGACGTATGCAACCTTCGCCATTTCGATAATACTCATTGTCATCGGGGCCATTCCGATGATCCGTGTGGCCCTGGGGCACTAA
- a CDS encoding ABC transporter permease — translation MGTVFRLNGYEADETYKKSILTRLYAPFQLIFSSKTATVGFFIVSFWIIVAVFAPFLTPYSPTYQDWKAPNQGPSWKHPLGTDELGRDLWARLIYGARIVLVVFPVGSNLWLPGGTALWGVAFALLVGSTLGLISGYRGGWIDEIIMRLLDAMISIPVILLYLLLVAALGSSAVNVVIAIAIVGAPGIARLVRGLTLDIKTRDYIRAAETRGEKALYIMFVEILPNAKGPIIIDAMLRVGYAVFAMGTLGFLGLGLPPPSPDWGSMVAKGREFILAGAPWAALWPSVAIASLVVGLNLLADGLREELTRYQ, via the coding sequence ATGGGAACGGTATTCCGGCTGAACGGATACGAAGCAGACGAAACATATAAAAAAAGTATTCTGACCAGGCTTTATGCTCCCTTTCAATTGATATTCTCATCGAAGACGGCAACAGTAGGATTTTTCATTGTTTCTTTCTGGATCATCGTTGCCGTATTTGCTCCCTTTCTCACGCCTTATTCACCCACATACCAAGATTGGAAGGCGCCCAACCAGGGGCCCAGCTGGAAACACCCCCTGGGAACAGACGAGCTGGGTCGTGACCTGTGGGCTCGACTCATTTATGGCGCACGAATCGTGCTGGTGGTATTTCCCGTCGGTTCTAATCTCTGGCTACCGGGAGGAACTGCCCTATGGGGTGTTGCCTTTGCTCTTCTGGTCGGATCCACCCTTGGTCTTATCAGCGGCTACAGGGGAGGATGGATTGATGAGATTATCATGCGTCTTCTGGATGCCATGATATCAATACCGGTGATTTTACTGTACTTATTGCTGGTGGCGGCTCTGGGTTCCTCCGCTGTAAACGTGGTGATCGCCATTGCCATTGTCGGAGCCCCGGGAATTGCGAGGCTGGTGCGAGGCCTGACCCTTGACATTAAAACCCGGGATTACATAAGGGCTGCCGAAACACGGGGGGAAAAGGCCCTGTACATTATGTTTGTTGAAATTCTTCCCAACGCAAAAGGTCCTATAATCATTGACGCCATGCTTAGGGTCGGATACGCCGTCTTTGCCATGGGGACATTGGGTTTTCTGGGGCTCGGTCTCCCTCCACCATCACCGGACTGGGGTTCTATGGTAGCCAAAGGTAGAGAATTCATTCTGGCAGGAGCCCCCTGGGCTGCTTTATGGCCTTCTGTAGCTATTGCTTCTCTCGTGGTGGGATTAAACCTCCTGGCGGATGGGTTGAGAGAAGAATTAACCAGATATCAGTAG